In the Chloroflexota bacterium genome, TATCAGCGAAACGTCGCTCAGTTTCCTGGGTCTCGGTTTGCGTCCCCCAGCGATTAGTTGGGGTGTGCTGTTGCAAGACGCGCAAAATATTCAATCGCTCGCGATTTCACCCTGGTTGTTGCTCCCGGTCATCCCCGTGATTATCGCGGTGCTCGCGTTCAACTTTACCGGCGATGGTCTGCGTGATGCGGCGGATCCTTATGGATAGTCGAATAGTCGCTGACTATTTGACTACGAGACGATCCGACTATCGGACTAGACATGCAAAACGGAAATAAACCTTTACTCTCAGTTCGCAATCTCAAAACCTATTTCTTCCAAGACGAAGGCACGGTCAAGGCGGTGGATGGCGCGTCGTTCGATCTCGCGCCCGGTAAAACACTCGGCATCGTCGGCGAAAGCGGGTGCGGTAAGAGCGTGACCGCGCAATCCATTCTGCGGATCGTTGACGCGCCCGGCAGGATCGTCGAAGGTGAGATCATCTTGCGCCGCGCCGATGGGCAGGAAATGGATCTCGTGCGTTTGCATCCCGATGGCGAGGATATTCGCGCGATTCGTGGCGCAGAAATCGGTCTTATCTTTCAAGAGCCGATGACCTCGTTCAGTCCGGTGCATACGGTTGGCGATCAAATCGTCGAAGCCGTGCAGTTGCACATGAACGTCAGCAAGCAAGAGGCGCGCAAACGTGGTATCGAAGCTCTGCGCTCGGTCGGCATTCCGAAACCGGAACGGCGCATTGACGAGTACGCGTTTGAGTTGTCCGGCGGTTTGCGCCAACGCGCGATGATCGCGGTCGCGTTGTCGTGCAATCCGCGCTTGCTCATTGCCGATGAGCCGACGACCGCGCTCGACGTGACGACGCAAGCGCAGATTCTCGACTTGTTGCGCGATTTGCAAAACCAACGCGGCATGGCGATCATGCTCATCACGCACAACCTGGGTGTCGTCGCCGAAATGTGCGATGACGTGGTCGTGATGTACCTGGGTCGCGTCGTCGAAGAAGGTCCCGTGGACGATATTTTCCACAACCCCAAGCATCCGTACACCAAAGCGTTGCTCCAATCCATTCCCAGCATTGATTCCGAATCGCGCGAAAAATTGCCGACGATCACCGGTTCGATTCCGCATCCGTACAATCGTCCGACCGGCTGTCCGTTCTATCCGCGGTGTGAGAGTTTCATGCCGGGCACATGCGACAGGAGTGAGCCAGCGCTGATTGCGGTGAACGAGAATCAAAAGGTGAGTTGCTTTTTATATCAAAAGTAGACCGCAGACAACTGACCGCTGACCACCGCGAAATACGCGGTCTGCCGTCGGCGGACAGCGGTCGTGAAGTATATCGGAGAACTCGTGAAATCGCCAAACGAACAAATCCTTCTCGACGTCAAAAACCTCCGCAAGTTTTTCCCGATTCGACGCGGCATCCTGCAAAAGGTCGTTGGGCAGGTGCGCGCGGTGGACGACGTGACATTCTACATCAACCAAGGCGAAACGCTATCGCTCGTCGGCGAGTCCGGCTGCGGCAAGACGACGACCTCGCGGTGCATCTTGCGCGCGCTCGACCCGACCGAAGGTCAGGTGATGTTCCACACGGAAGCGGGCGCGACACTCGATGTGGCAAAGTTACCCAAGACGCAATTGCAACCGTTGCGCCGCCAGATGCAGATGATTTTCCAAGACCCGTTCTCGTCGCTCAACCCGCGCATGACCTTGCTCGATATTGTCGGCGAGCCGCTCCTTGTGCACGGCGAAAAAGATGCGAACAAGCGCACCGAGCGAGTCGCGGAATTGTTGCGACTCGTCGGCTTGCGCCCGGACTATATGCGCCGGTATCCGCACGCGTTCAGCGGCGGACAGCGCCAACGCATTGGCATCGCGCGCGCGCTCGCGCTCAACCCGCGGCTCGTCGTCGCGGACGAACCGGTATCCGCGCTCGATGTGTCGGTGCAGGCGCAGATTCTCAACTTGATGCTCGAACTGCAAGAGAAACTGGGTCTGACGTACCTATTCGTCGCGCACGATCTCTCGGTCGTCAAGCACATCAGCGATCGCGTGGCGGTGATGTACGTCGGGCGCATTGTCGAGACCGCGCCGACCAAGGAATTGTTCTATCAACCGCGTCATCCGTACACCGAGGCGTTGATGTCGGCGGTGCCCAAGCCCGATCCGCGTTTACGATCCAAGCGCATCATCCTGCAAGGCGATGTCGCCGATCCGGCGAATCCGCCGAGCGGTTGCTATTTTCATCCGCGTTGCAGTTACGCGACGGATGTCTGTAAAGAAAAAACGCCGGTGCAGGAAGAAATTTCGCCCAGGCATTTCGTCGCGTGTCATCGCGCGCGCGAGTTGACATTGCGCGGTGTCGTGCAAAAGTGATTCGGCTGAAGGTGGATTGTACCAGGCAACGCCATCCGCAATTTCCGGATGGCGTTGTTGTGTCTAGAGCGCAAGGAACTCTACCGCTTGCGCGCGTACACCCGTTTGCAAGAATCGCTGAATCGGTGATAATTCAACGCGGCGTAACATACTCGATTGATTGACTGACGAGCGAATGAATTTTCCTTTCATCAACAACGTGCGTTATCACTGGGACAGCGTCCCCGCCGATTTGCGGCGCAATCTCCTGCTCGATTTTAGCGCCGCCGTGCTGATTGGCGTTTTTCTTGCCGCGATCAACACGTTCGTGCCGGTCGTCGCGCGGCGTCTCGGTGCGGACGCGTTTCTCCTCTCATTCATCACCGCCGCGCCGGCGGTCGGCAACATCATCGCGGTGCTGGCGGCGCATTATACGCAACAACGCCGCAAGTTGCCGTTCATGGTCGCGGCGTGGACGATCGGGCGCGGCTTGTTCTTGTTGACGCCGTTCGTCGTCGCGCCGTTGCCGTTTGTCTTGCTCGTCTGCGCGCATTGGTTGATCGTCTCGCTCTCGGTCACCGGCTATGTCGAGATCATGCGCGCGATTTATCCGGCGGCGATTCGCGGGCGCGCGATGGCATACGTGCGCGTTGGCTTTACCGCGTGCGCGACGATCCTGACGCCGATCATTGGACAATTGCTCGACGTGTGGAGTTATCAACTCATCTTCCCGATTGCGGCGCTGTTTGGCATTCTTTCGGGCGTCACGTTCGGTCAAGTCCGTTACGCGGACACGCCGTCCAAGACCCAGCACGATTTGTTGGAACCCTGGCGAATCTTTTGGCGTGACAAGCGTTATCGCGATTACAGTATCGCGTTTTCGATTTGTGGATTTGGCAATCTGCTCATCGCGCCGCTCATCCCGATTTTGCTCGTGGATGAATTGCGTTTGAACTATGGTCAGGTCGGCTGGCTTGGGATGATCAACTCGCTGACCTGGATGACGTTTTATCTGGTGTGGGGACGACTCGTGGATCGTCGAGGTGGATTCTGGGCGGTGCAGATCAATTTCTTCCTCATGGCGTTCATTGGACTCGCGTTCGGTCTTGCGACCGATATGTGGTTGGCGTCGGTCGCGTACATAATCGCCGGCATTGTTGTGGCAGGTTCCGACCTGGGATGGCTGAATGCCGTGATGCAATTTGCGCGTCAAGACCAGATCGGTCATTACACCGCGTTGCACGCGTTTCTGCTCGGCGTACGCGGTATTGTCGCGCCGTTACTGGGCACGGTACTGATGACGATTCCTGGGATTGGTTTACGCGGTGTGTTTTTTATATCCACGGTGCTGGTGTTGTTCGGTTGGTGGCGGATACGACACGTCACGGTCCCGGCGAAGGTGGAGGCGGTGTGATTCATCCGACTGTCCAAGAGCTATTCGATTTGAGCGGCCAGGTCGCGCTCGTGACCGGCGGCGCGCGCAACCTGGGTTTCGACATGGCGGTCGCGCTCGCGCAAGCCGGCGCGAACGTCGCGATCACGAGCCGGCGCATCGGCGACGCGCGCGCGTCCGCGCAAAAAATCGCGCAAGAGACCGGGCGCAAGGTCGTTGGTTTCGCGTGCGATGTGCGGTTTGAAAACCAGGTCGCGCGCATGGTGGACGCGACACTCGCCGAGTTCGGCAAGATTGATATTCTCGTGAACAATGCCGGGAATGTCGTCAGTACGCCGGAGAACAAGCCGCTCGAACAACGTCCGCTCGCCGAGTGGGAATTTACGATGGACGTGAATTTGAAAGGTGTGTTCTTGTGTTCCAAACACGTCGTTGCGCGCGCGATGAAACCGGCGCAGCGCGGCGTTATCATCAACCTGGGTTCGGTTGCGGGCATGGTCGGCAAGGATCATCGCGTTTACGAGGGCACGCCGATGGGCGGCGTGACGATTGATTATGCCGCGGCGAAAGGCGGAATCATCAGCATGACGCGCGAGATGGCGTGCGCGCTCGCGCGCGACAACATTCGCGTCAACTGCATCAGCCCCGGTGGATTCTGGCGCGGGCATAGCGAAACCTTCACGCGCCAGTACTCGAATCTCGTGCCGATGGGACGCATGGGACAAGACGGCAAGGAGATCAAGGGCGCGGTGGTGTTTCTCGCGTCCGACGCGTCGTCGTACATCACGGGCATCAACTTGCCGGTGGACGGAGGCATGACCGCGTGGTAAATCAACAAAATCCAAAGGGTCTCGCAGACCCTTGGGGTTTGAGTGTGCTCATCGCCGGTTGCGGAAGCATCGGCAAACGCCACGCGCGCGTGTTGCAGCGCCTGGGTGTGCGCGATCTGCGCGCGTGCGATCCAATCGCGGAACAACGCGACGCGGTGTGCGCGCAAACTCCATCAGTGAAATTGTACGACGATTTCGACGCCGCGTTGCGCGCTGCGCCGGACGCGGTGTGGATTTGCACGCCGCCCGAAATGCACATCCCGATGGCGATGCAAGCGATTCGCGCCGGCGCACACGTCTTTTCCGAAAAGCCCTTGTCCGATTCGGACGATGGCATTGACGATTTGGTTGCGCTCGCAGACGCGCAAGAGAAAAAGGTGATGGTCGGTTTATGTTTCCGCTATCACGCCGGTCTGCTCCGCGCAAAAAAGTTGCTCGACGCGGGCGAGATTGGACGGTGCGTTTCGATTCGCGCGTTGATGGGCGAGCATTTGCCGGATGTGCGTCCCGATTATCGCACCCTGTTCTCCGCGCAAACGACCGGCGCGTTCGATTTGATGCACGACATTGATCTCGCGCTCTGGTACGCCGGGCAAAACGTGCGTGCCGTTCACGCGTTCAGCGGCACGTACAGCGACATCGGCATCGTCGCGCCGGACGTCGTCGAGATTCTGCTGGATTTCGAGAATCGTTGCGTCGCAAGTGTGCATCTCGATTTCTTTCAACGACCGCGGCGTCGCCAAATCGAATTGATTGGTACGACGGGCGTCATGATCGTCGAGTTTGCGCGGTGGGAGCATTGCACCGTGTCGGTGTATCACGCGTCGCACGGCGCTCGGCGAATCGAGGAGATGGAAACTGAACGCGACGATATGTTCAGCGCGGAGGATCGCGAATTTCTAGAGTGTGTTGCCGAAGATAAACCAATCGCGTGCACGATTGCCGAGGCTAGCAAATCGCTCGCGGTCGTCGTCGCCGCGCGCAACAAAGCATAATCCACGAATAAGAAAACAAAAATTAGCGAAGATTAGTGTGATTCGCGGATAAAAAACAGGTGAAGGCAATAAGGGGAAACATGAAAATCAATCTGGCTAAACAAAAAATGTTGCGCGGCGAACCGGCGTTCGGTTATTCCGCAAAACTGGGTTCGCCGGTCGCGGCGGAATTGTTGAGCAACTCGGGCGTGGATTTTGTGATGCTCGATGG is a window encoding:
- a CDS encoding MFS transporter; translation: MNFPFINNVRYHWDSVPADLRRNLLLDFSAAVLIGVFLAAINTFVPVVARRLGADAFLLSFITAAPAVGNIIAVLAAHYTQQRRKLPFMVAAWTIGRGLFLLTPFVVAPLPFVLLVCAHWLIVSLSVTGYVEIMRAIYPAAIRGRAMAYVRVGFTACATILTPIIGQLLDVWSYQLIFPIAALFGILSGVTFGQVRYADTPSKTQHDLLEPWRIFWRDKRYRDYSIAFSICGFGNLLIAPLIPILLVDELRLNYGQVGWLGMINSLTWMTFYLVWGRLVDRRGGFWAVQINFFLMAFIGLAFGLATDMWLASVAYIIAGIVVAGSDLGWLNAVMQFARQDQIGHYTALHAFLLGVRGIVAPLLGTVLMTIPGIGLRGVFFISTVLVLFGWWRIRHVTVPAKVEAV
- a CDS encoding ABC transporter ATP-binding protein is translated as MQNGNKPLLSVRNLKTYFFQDEGTVKAVDGASFDLAPGKTLGIVGESGCGKSVTAQSILRIVDAPGRIVEGEIILRRADGQEMDLVRLHPDGEDIRAIRGAEIGLIFQEPMTSFSPVHTVGDQIVEAVQLHMNVSKQEARKRGIEALRSVGIPKPERRIDEYAFELSGGLRQRAMIAVALSCNPRLLIADEPTTALDVTTQAQILDLLRDLQNQRGMAIMLITHNLGVVAEMCDDVVVMYLGRVVEEGPVDDIFHNPKHPYTKALLQSIPSIDSESREKLPTITGSIPHPYNRPTGCPFYPRCESFMPGTCDRSEPALIAVNENQKVSCFLYQK
- a CDS encoding SDR family oxidoreductase, with amino-acid sequence MIHPTVQELFDLSGQVALVTGGARNLGFDMAVALAQAGANVAITSRRIGDARASAQKIAQETGRKVVGFACDVRFENQVARMVDATLAEFGKIDILVNNAGNVVSTPENKPLEQRPLAEWEFTMDVNLKGVFLCSKHVVARAMKPAQRGVIINLGSVAGMVGKDHRVYEGTPMGGVTIDYAAAKGGIISMTREMACALARDNIRVNCISPGGFWRGHSETFTRQYSNLVPMGRMGQDGKEIKGAVVFLASDASSYITGINLPVDGGMTAW
- a CDS encoding Gfo/Idh/MocA family oxidoreductase; the protein is MVNQQNPKGLADPWGLSVLIAGCGSIGKRHARVLQRLGVRDLRACDPIAEQRDAVCAQTPSVKLYDDFDAALRAAPDAVWICTPPEMHIPMAMQAIRAGAHVFSEKPLSDSDDGIDDLVALADAQEKKVMVGLCFRYHAGLLRAKKLLDAGEIGRCVSIRALMGEHLPDVRPDYRTLFSAQTTGAFDLMHDIDLALWYAGQNVRAVHAFSGTYSDIGIVAPDVVEILLDFENRCVASVHLDFFQRPRRRQIELIGTTGVMIVEFARWEHCTVSVYHASHGARRIEEMETERDDMFSAEDREFLECVAEDKPIACTIAEASKSLAVVVAARNKA
- a CDS encoding ATP-binding cassette domain-containing protein, which gives rise to MKSPNEQILLDVKNLRKFFPIRRGILQKVVGQVRAVDDVTFYINQGETLSLVGESGCGKTTTSRCILRALDPTEGQVMFHTEAGATLDVAKLPKTQLQPLRRQMQMIFQDPFSSLNPRMTLLDIVGEPLLVHGEKDANKRTERVAELLRLVGLRPDYMRRYPHAFSGGQRQRIGIARALALNPRLVVADEPVSALDVSVQAQILNLMLELQEKLGLTYLFVAHDLSVVKHISDRVAVMYVGRIVETAPTKELFYQPRHPYTEALMSAVPKPDPRLRSKRIILQGDVADPANPPSGCYFHPRCSYATDVCKEKTPVQEEISPRHFVACHRARELTLRGVVQK